A section of the Babylonia areolata isolate BAREFJ2019XMU chromosome 31, ASM4173473v1, whole genome shotgun sequence genome encodes:
- the LOC143276115 gene encoding uncharacterized protein LOC143276115, with translation MRSLGLLSLVLLAVVCAASARYLKAKKDVELDQAIKDVEDMEKELEMMNDAGEEDRQQAKGRGQQRGGQKEKPEGKDDEEEDREEGKPEGDLEGEGKPEGDMEGEGKPEGDMEGEEKPQREGKPEEKEEEEKLMEVVARALRRLEEGSDRRQAKGRGQQRGGQKEKPEGKDDEEKEGEEGKPEGDMEREGKPEREGKPEGDMEGEGKPEREGKPEGEGKPEGDMEGEGKPEREGKPEEKEEEEKLMEVVARALRRLEEGSDRQQAKGKGQQRGGQKEKPEGKDDEEKEGEEGKPEGDMEGEGKPEREGKPEGDLEGEGKPEGDMEGEEKPQREGKPEEKEEEENLMEVVARALRRLEEGGDRRQAKGRGQQRGGQKEKPEGKDDEEKEGEEGKPEGDMEGEGKPEREGKPEGDLEGEGKPEGDMEGEGKPEREGKPEGDMKGEEKPEGDMEGEEKPQREGKPEEKEEEEKLMEVVARALRRLEEGGDRQQAKGKGQQRGGQKEKPEGKDDEEKEGEEGKPEGDMEREGKPEGDMEGEGKPEGDMEGEGKPEGEAKKLLGKIKANAAELKKMLGDLKALEETEGEGEDKEPEEEEEETGEEEEEEEEDETEGEPKGDNAEDLGIAEALGEALEKALRRLETKD, from the coding sequence aggatGTGGAAGACATGGAGAAGGAGCTGGAGATGATGAACGACGCGGGCGAGGAAGACCGACAACAGGCCAAGGGCAGAGGACAGCAGCGAGGCGGCCAGAAGGAAAAACCTGAAGGAAAGGACGATGAGGAGGAAGACCGTGAAGAGGGCAAGCCAGAGGGAGATCTGGAGGGAGAGGGCAAGCCAGAGGgagatatggagggagagggCAAGCCAGAGGGAGAtatggagggagaagagaagccacagagagagggcaagccagaagaaaaagaagaagaagaaaaattgatgGAAGTCGTTGCACGTGCCTTGCGTCGCTTAGAGGAGGGCAGTGACCGACGACAGGCCAAGGGCAGAGGACAGCAGCGAGGTGGCCAGAAGGAAAAACCTGAAGGAAAGGAcgatgaggagaaagaaggagaagagggcaAACCagagggagatatggagagagagggcaagccagagagagagggcaagccagagggagatatggagggagagggcaagccagagagagagggcaagccAGAGGGAGAGGGCAAGCCAGAGGgagatatggagggagagggcaagccagagagagagggcaagccagaagaaaaagaagaagaagaaaaattgatgGAAGTCGTTGCACGTGCCTTGCGTCGCTTAGAGGAGGGCAGTGACCGACAACAGGCCAAAGGCAAAGGACAGCAGCGAGGCGGCCAGAAGGAAAAACCTGAAGGAAAGGAcgatgaggagaaagaaggagaagagggcaAACCAGAGGgagatatggagggagagggcaagccagagagagagggcaagccAGAGGGAGATCTGGAGGGAGAGGGCAAGCCAGAGGGAGAtatggagggagaagagaagccacagagagagggcaagccagaagaaaaagaagaagaagaaaacttgatGGAAGTCGTTGCACGTGCCTTGCGTCGCTTAGAGGAGGGCGGTGACCGACGACAGGCCAAGGGCAGAGGACAGCAGCGAGGCGGCCAGAAGGAAAAACCTGAAGGAAAGGAcgatgaggagaaagaaggagaagagggcaAACCAGAGGgagatatggagggagagggcaagccagagagagagggcaagccAGAGGGAGATCTGGAGGGAGAGGGCAAGCCAGAGGgagatatggagggagagggcaagccagagagagagggcaagccAGAGGGAGATatgaagggagaagagaagccagagggagatatggagggagaagagaagccacagagagagggcaagccagaagaaaaagaagaagaagaaaaattgatgGAAGTCGTTGCACGTGCCTTGCGTCGCTTAGAGGAGGGCGGTGACCGACAACAGGCCAAGGGCAAAGGACAGCAGCGAGGCGGCCAGAAGGAAAAGCCTGAAGGAAAGGAcgatgaggagaaagaaggagaagagggcaAACCagagggagatatggagagagagggcaagccagagggagatatggagggagagggCAAGCCAGAGGgagatatggagggagagggCAAGCCAGAGGGAGAAGCCAAAAAGCTTCTGGGGAAGATCAAAGCCAACGCAGCGGAGCTGAAAAAGATGCTGGGCGACCTGAAAGCCTTGGAGGAGacggaaggagaaggagaggataaagagccggaggaggaggaggaagaaacaggagaagaagaagaggaggaggaggaagacgagaccGAGGGAGAGCCAAAGGGCGACAACGCAGAAGATCTGGGGATCGCGGAAGCACTGGGCGAGGCCTTGGAGAAGGCGCTGCGACGACTGGAGACCAAAGATTAA